The nucleotide sequence ATTAGAGAATATCTAACTTACTGGCGTAAACAGAAGGGTATAACTATTGAAGATTTGGAAACAATGTTTGGCAATCGAACTCCGCATCACTGGTTTGAAAAAGATGGTAGTTATCCTGATAAAGATGACTGGTTAAAGATCAAACAGATATTAGGTTTTGATGATAAATATGACAGACAGATGACGGAAATATTAACAAAACCAGCAGAGAAACAGAATCATCCATTAGGCAAAAATCCCGGGGATATCTACTCAGTTTCCTCTGAAGATGAAATAAAAGCATTGGAAGAAAAAGGTTATACAAGACATTCAGCTTCCAGACCAATCACTGGCTTAAATAAAAAGCCTCCTGAACTTAAGAGACATTATCTAGGTAAAAATCCTGGAGATATAATAAAAACACAGAAAAATTACACAGGTAAAGATAACATAGTAACGGGTGCTATATTAGTGAATGAAAAAGGTAAGGCGTCACGATATCTTCATTACAGAACTGGCAAATATGTTCCAGGATATTATCATAAACTTGGTAAAAATCCGGGTGATGTTGTTGATAGCAAATATAATCTGGAAGGTGGTCATACTGATAGACAGGGTTTACATCGTGATGAAACTGCATTCAGTGTTCAGAGAGTCCATAAAGTAAGTCAGAATGTAATAGCAGATTATTTAAGAGAATGGAAAAAGAAGTCAAAACTTACTTATAAACAAATTGATGAATATTTCGGATATAAAGATTGTGCAAGTCACTGGTTTGCTCATGAAGAAGATAGTCACGGGGCCTGCTTACCCGGTCCAGAAGAATGGCTGAAACTCAAAAAGTTGCTTAAGTTTGATGATAAATACGATAAAATAATGACTGAAACCTATTTGGTCAGTCAAGCAGTACAAAATCATCCTGATGGAAAGAATCCTGGAGATACTATTGAAGTAGATGAACATCCTAAATACGATGGTGTCTTTCGCGGAGGAATGAAGTTACCTCCTCAGCCAGGTAACCCAACCGCATTTCATCCACTTGGCAAGAACCCTGGCGATGTCCAGGAAATAGATAAAGAACGAGGATATAAATCATTAGGTTCACATCCTGGTAATACAACAATTGGTGGTTTAGTAGAAAAATCAAAATTAGGAATTGATATAAGACATCCATTAGGAACTAACCCGGGTGACTGTGCAGATGACCCTGAATCAAGTTCAGGGGAACCGGAAGATTTCTGGGCAATAAATACTAAACCATTCAAAGGTGCTCATTTCGCTGTTTTCCCGGAAAAACTTTGTGAAAAACCAATCAAGTCCTCGTGTCCCGAAGGCGGAATCGTTGTCGATCCATTTTGTGGTAGCGGTACTGTTTGTGTAGTCGCACATAGATTCGGCAGGAATTACATCGGAGTAGATTTAAATCCAGATTATTGTGAACTTGCTCGGAAAAGGTTAGAGAAAGAAAAAGCAGAAAACGATAACCAATTAAAATTAGAGTTCGATAGCAAAAAATAATTGTGGAAATAAAAGAAATCATAGGAGAAAAAATATATAAAGAACTCCGAAAAAAATTTGGGGGACAAGAAATTTATATACCCAAGATCGGCAATCCCGGTGGTAAAAGAACTTATCACGAAGGAAGGAATAATAAAATCAGATTGCTAAAAATGAACAATCCCAAAAAATGGACAAATGTCAGATTAGCAAAAAAATTCAACCTTACTGTCCGCCGTATCCAACAGATTTTGCGGTCGGATAGGTTCTATTGATGTTTGATTTATATTAGATACAAAAAGAATCATTTCTTAGACTTATTCCCAGGGCATGTTATACCAATTAACAAACTCCTGAATAGCAGCCTCTGCAATACTGTATACTTCTCCTCTTACACTTTTTCGCTTCGGGTTTACACGTGCATCTTTAAATAATTTTTCCACAATTGGCAAAAGTAAATTCATAGATTCA is from Elusimicrobiota bacterium and encodes:
- a CDS encoding Mor transcription activator family protein translates to MEIKEIIGEKIYKELRKKFGGQEIYIPKIGNPGGKRTYHEGRNNKIRLLKMNNPKKWTNVRLAKKFNLTVRRIQQILRSDRFY